The genomic region ACTTTGTCCCGCGCCGAACTCCGCCTGTAACTGCCTGAGCAGGTCAGAGCGTCGGCCGAAAAGAATATGGAGCAAGCTCGTGCCTCGTATGGTGAGGTTAATAAGGAGAAAAGAGCATGTCAGTTATTGAACGTGATGCGAGCGTCGGGGCGCCGCGCCAGAGTAGCCCTGGCCAAATAGTAGTGACCGACGACAGCGCGCGAGGCGGTCCTGAAGGCCGTCGCGTTCTCTATGTTCTGGTGGGCGTGATGCTGGGCACCGCAATTGCAGTTTATTTGGTAGCCCGTAACGCCGGCTTCTTCTGAGCGCTTTGAATTGGCCCGGGAGCCATGTGCGCACTTTTATCCCTCCAAAATGCCATCGCTGTGGTCAGGCCGACGGATCGGCGCACGTATTTCGCGATGAGGAGATTTCGAAACGCGGATCGATCGCAAGAAATACGAAATGAGTCGAAACGCGAAGGGGAATTAGGTGCAAACATGTGACGATATCGTAGCATCCGTGTGGTGAGTTAGCCGCCGCCACCGGGGCGCGGGGTGGTAGCAAAGATCGGGGGCGATCGTAAAGCCTTACCGATCTACCCGGCGACTTTGTCAACAAAATCGGCCCTGAGCGTACAGCAAGCCTGAACGTTGATTACCATGACGATAGCCGATGCGGAACCAGACGGCGCTTGGCAGGTTCTGGCTTTTGGTTGCTTTGGTCGCGATGCGATGATTTTTGCCCTTCGATCCCTTATTAATCGCTGCATCCAACATGGGTCGTTGACCCTTGTGCTTCCCGGCGGGGAGCAACTGACGACGGGTGATGGCTCAGGTCTGCCGCTCATTATAAGGCTCAAGGACACGCGCGCCATACTAGAGCTTCTTCTGAATCCCGAGTTGGCGCTCGGCGAACTTTACATGGACGGCCGCTTGATCGTGTCTGGCGGCTCGATTTATGATTTTCTTGACCTGCTCGGCCGCAATATGCCCGGGTTGGTACCGCCTCAAATTGGTCGTTGGCGGCACGCAATCAGAACAGGAATTGACAGGTGGAAGCGCGTGAACTCGGAGAAGATCGCCAGGCGCAATGTCCACTATCATTATGATATCGACGATCGCATTTATTCGTTGTTCCTTGATCGGGACCGGCAATATTCCTGCGCATATTTTGAATCTGAACATCAGAATCTTGAGCAGGCGCAGATCGCCAAAAAGCGGCATATCGCAGCAAAGTTGCTAGTTCCCACAGGCGCATCAGTGCTTGACATCGGCAGTGGCTGGGGCGGGTTGGCACTTTATCTCGCAGACTTCTATAGCGCCCACGTAACCGGTTTGACCCTGTCGCCCCAGCAGCTCAAGATGGCGGAGCGGCGCGCCGATGAAAAAGGCCTGAAGCCGCGCGTCCATTTCTGTCTTCAGGACTACCGCGCCCTATCCGACACATTCGACCGCATCGTATCAGTTGGTATGTTCGAGCACGTCGGGCTCCGTAGTTATGAAACCTTCTTTAAAGTGATCAGCCGAAGCCTCAAGCCGGACGGCATCGCCTTGCTGCATTCGATCGGGCGCCTCGACGGACAAAGCGCAACAAACCCATGGATCGCAAAATACATATTTCCAGGGGGACACATGCCCTCGCTAGCGGAAGTTCTTCCCGCCGTTGAGAATTCAGGACTCATCGTCACCGATATCGAGATCCTGAGGTTGCACTATGCCGACACGCTTGCGGCGTGGCGCAACCGTTTCCTCAGTCATCGCGCAGATGCTGCGGCCGTTCTCGGCGAAAGGTTCTGCCGTATGTGGGAATTCTATCTGGCAGGAAGCGAAGTTGGTTTTCGCTACGGCGGACTGATGGTTTTCCAAATGCAACTTACCAGGAAGATCGACGCGATTCCCAACACGAGGAACTACATCGCCGAAGAAGAGTCGCGGCTACGCCAACTGGAGCAAGCCGCAGCAAAGCACGAGGCTGTTATGCAGTTAGTTCATTCCCGATGATGGTCCACGGTCGCGAAGCGAACGGATGCGCGTGCCGAGGGGACTGCCGATCGAAAGGGAATTTTCTCGAAGCTGATCAACACTTATCGCCGCCCATCGCCAAATCGCGGAGTTCGACTACGAGAGACGCCACCTCCGACGCGCCTGCATCGCGATCATCGTCTCCGAAAATCGCAAGCGCCATGCCGCGAATTCTTTCATAGGCCATACTAATGCGGCTCAAACGCGCCGAGATTTTTAATTACCGATCCATCAGACAGGCGACGATCGAATTCGGTGACCGGACCCGGCTGATCGGCGGCAACGGTTGCGGAAAGTGATCCGTAGTCAAGGCATTGGAATTGTTCTACGCGCCCGCGAAAACAACAGTTTCCATCGACGCGAAGCACTATATCCACTCTTGTTGGCCAGTCCGCATGCATCGCTTCCAAGAGGTCGCGTGTCTGATACCCAACGGCTTCAAACGCTGCCTGTGCAATTTCAGCAGGCCCCGAATTGCGCGTCAGGCCCAGAAGCGCGCCTCGCGCCTCAGCATCCCAATAGGGCGCGCCCAATCCTACGAATGCTGGCACAAGATATACTTCCTCTCGAGGATCGGCTTTTTTCGCTAACGCGTCAGCCTCTGAGGAACGGGAGATCAGGTGGAGGCCGTCTCGTAGCCACTGCACTAAACTCTGGCGCGAATACAAAGGTCCCGGGAGAATGTCTAAAAAGGCGACCGCCCAAATCCCTTGATCGCTGTCTCGATCGTTGTCGAGACGCGCCGATAGGCAACAAACGATAACCCTTCGATAAGCTCTTCAGTCGTATCGACCGTGTAAGTTCCCGGCCCAAGCGGCTCTTCAAATCCGGGCAGCAGGAAGGGACGCTGGAACGTAACTAGTTTCCGCATTGTTCGTTCGAGCATGGCCGCCTCCGTCGATTTTCGATCTCGGTTATTGCGCCGCCCCTAGCGATTACCGCTAGGAGCGACGTTCGACAGCTACGCAAAAACTAAAGCTGCCGGCCATTGGCAAACGCCTCGACATCCTTCGCGGCCTGGGTTTTGTCCAGCTGATACTTGGATTGAACCTGAGCGACGAGGTCGTCCTTGGTTTTCAGTGCGCTCACTTCTTGAGCACTGATTTTTGACCACTTGTTCGCGATTTCAGAGCGCATCCCAGAAGGGGTCGCTGCGCTGGCGGTGTTCTCGGCCATGTCAAATCTCCTAAATAATTCACAGAATAAGAACAATGAGAATACGAATTATCCTAATCATTCATTCGAATCATAAATATAAGTGGTGTTAAAATTAAGTCGTACAATGCATTTTTAAAATAAAAATAGCCTATCGTCAGCGAGGCAAGTCTTCAAATTACTGAAGTATGCGTGTCTATATTTTCGTAATATCTCCGCCATCGACCGACAATCCCAAGCAACTAAGATTTAAATACTCGCATTGAACCTTCGTCTTTCGCTCCACCAAGCGGCAATTGCAGCTTCGCTCGAAATTCCGCGAACACTTCTTCGACCGCCTTGATGCCCTTTCCGATCAAGGCCGCCTCGTCGGCGGTAGGCCCCGAAGCGATGACCGCTCTCGCGTCGTTGATCACGGCGAACTCGACTTCATCGAGCCACGGCCCGACGATACCGCCGTGTTGCTCAGCGAGTACTCCCAGTACCTTCTCCAACGCGCTAGCTAGTGCTTGAATGGCCAACATCGCCACGACGAGAAGCCCATGGGACACCTCAGCCCGACGGACGGCCTGTGATTGAAGGGACGCATCGTCCGCGGCCAGTTTGTCGAGCAAAGCCTCCAACTGCGATCGGTTCATCGTGCATACTCCGTTGTTCAGGGGCGCCGCCGTGGATCGCCTGAAGGCAATCCCAGATCCCGCTAGGCTAGGAGGGCGAAGCCGACCACTCTCACTTGGAGCCGGCCAGCATTATCAAACGTCGGCTTGCGCCGTCCTTGCTGCGGCAAGCGCCAAACGCGCTAACGCCGGCAGCGACTTCGCACCGGTCCGGGTCATGATCTCTGCCCGATGGTTTTCGACAGTTCGCTGACTGATGCCAAGATCGGCAGCGATGTTCTTGCTGGGATGTCCGGCGAGCACAAGATCCATAATTTGACGTTGCCGCGGTGTAAGTTCCGCGATCTGGCTTGCAGCGGACTTCTGCCAAGCAACCAGTTTGTTTGCATCCCTCGATTGCTCGAACGCGCGTTGGATGCTGTCCAACAAAGCATGTCGACCGATCGGCTTCTCGACGAAATCGGAAGCGCCGGCTTTCATGGCTTGAACTGCGATCTGCACATCGCTATTACCGGTCATCATGATTGCCGGGAGCCGGTGGGCCGCTTGATGGAGCCGCGACAGCAGTTCCAGCCCGCTCATTCCCGGCAGGTAGGCGTCCACCAACAGGCACGCTTCACCGCCCGCGTGATAAGCCTCTAGAAACGCCTCGCAACACGCAAAATCCTCGACCGCCCAGCCTTCGTCCTCGAGCACACTGCGAATGGCGTCTCGGACGTTTCCGTCGTCGTCAACGACATAGATCACAGGAGCCGTCGCACCGCTAACCGTCGCGGCATTGCGAGCGACCGCGGGCATCTGCGAACGCGGCGCCGGTAAGAGACGTTGGATGGCGCTTATCAATTCCTGCACGTTCACGGGCTTATTAAGTTGCACGCAGTTCGCGCCGGCAATATCGCGCAGGGTTTCGGTCGAAATATCGCCGGTGAGAATGATGACGGGAGTTTTAAGTTCGAATTTCTTGCGCAGTGCGGTTGCGAGTTGAAGCCCATTGAGGCCATTTGGAAGATTGAAGTCGGTCAGGATGAGATCGGGCCGGATCGCCCGGCGCTCCAGCATCGCCTGTGCCGCCACGCCGTCGGGTGCCGTAACCGCGCGGTGACCTTCGCCCTCTAATAAAAGTTCGAGAAGCTGGCGCA from Hyphomicrobium sp. MC1 harbors:
- a CDS encoding cyclopropane-fatty-acyl-phospholipid synthase family protein, with translation MIFALRSLINRCIQHGSLTLVLPGGEQLTTGDGSGLPLIIRLKDTRAILELLLNPELALGELYMDGRLIVSGGSIYDFLDLLGRNMPGLVPPQIGRWRHAIRTGIDRWKRVNSEKIARRNVHYHYDIDDRIYSLFLDRDRQYSCAYFESEHQNLEQAQIAKKRHIAAKLLVPTGASVLDIGSGWGGLALYLADFYSAHVTGLTLSPQQLKMAERRADEKGLKPRVHFCLQDYRALSDTFDRIVSVGMFEHVGLRSYETFFKVISRSLKPDGIALLHSIGRLDGQSATNPWIAKYIFPGGHMPSLAEVLPAVENSGLIVTDIEILRLHYADTLAAWRNRFLSHRADAAAVLGERFCRMWEFYLAGSEVGFRYGGLMVFQMQLTRKIDAIPNTRNYIAEEESRLRQLEQAAAKHEAVMQLVHSR